The following proteins are co-located in the Helicobacter acinonychis genome:
- the def gene encoding peptide deformylase yields the protein MALLEIIHYPSKILRTISKEVVSFDAKFHQQLDDMHETMIASEGIGLAAIQVGLPLRMLLINLPREDGVQHKEDCLEIINPKFIETKGSIMFKEGCLSVPGFYEEVERFEKVKIEYQNRFAKVKVLEASELLAVAIQHEIDHLNGVLFVDKLSILKRKKFEKELKELNKNPKNKS from the coding sequence ATGGCGTTATTAGAGATTATCCATTACCCTTCTAAAATCTTAAGAACGATTTCTAAAGAGGTCGTTTCTTTTGATGCAAAATTCCATCAGCAATTAGATGACATGCATGAAACTATGATCGCTAGTGAGGGGATAGGGTTAGCGGCGATTCAAGTGGGCTTGCCTTTGAGAATGTTGCTTATCAATCTCCCACGAGAAGATGGCGTGCAGCATAAAGAGGATTGCCTAGAAATCATTAACCCCAAGTTTATAGAAACTAAAGGATCAATCATGTTTAAAGAGGGGTGCTTGTCTGTGCCGGGGTTTTATGAAGAAGTGGAGCGCTTTGAAAAGGTTAAGATAGAGTATCAAAACCGCTTCGCTAAAGTGAAAGTTTTAGAGGCGAGCGAGTTGTTAGCGGTAGCCATCCAGCATGAGATAGACCATCTCAATGGCGTGCTGTTTGTGGATAAATTGTCCATCTTGAAGCGTAAGAAATTTGAAAAAGAACTCAAAGAATTAAATAAAAATCCCAAAAACAAGTCCTAG
- the clpP gene encoding ATP-dependent Clp endopeptidase proteolytic subunit ClpP: MGYIPYVIENTDRGERSYDIYSRLLKDRIVLLSGEINDSVASSIVAQLLFLEAEDPEKDIGLYINSPGGVITSGLSIYDTMNFIRPDVSTICIGQAASMGAFLLSCGAKGKRFSLPHSRIMIHQPLGGAQGQASDIEIISNEIIRLKGLMNSILAQNSKQSLERIAKDTDRDFYMSALEAKEYGLIDKVLEKNVK; the protein is encoded by the coding sequence GTGGGATACATTCCTTATGTGATAGAAAATACTGATCGAGGGGAGCGCAGTTATGATATTTACTCGCGCCTTTTAAAGGATCGCATTGTTTTATTGAGCGGTGAAATCAATGACAGCGTGGCGTCTTCTATTGTGGCTCAACTCTTGTTTTTGGAAGCTGAGGATCCAGAAAAAGATATTGGCTTGTATATCAATTCTCCCGGTGGGGTGATAACAAGTGGTCTTAGTATTTATGATACGATGAATTTTATCCGCCCTGATGTTTCCACGATTTGCATCGGTCAAGCGGCTTCTATGGGGGCGTTTTTATTGAGCTGTGGGGCTAAGGGCAAGCGCTTTTCATTACCTCATTCAAGGATTATGATCCACCAGCCTTTAGGGGGGGCTCAAGGGCAAGCGAGTGATATTGAAATCATTTCTAACGAAATTATCAGGCTTAAGGGTTTGATGAATTCTATTTTGGCTCAAAATTCAAAGCAAAGCTTAGAACGGATCGCTAAAGACACGGATAGGGATTTTTACATGAGCGCTTTAGAAGCTAAAGAGTATGGCTTGATTGATAAGGTGTTGGAGAAAAATGTAAAGTGA